The Leishmania major strain Friedlin complete genome, chromosome 31 genome contains a region encoding:
- a CDS encoding putative lipase gives MTQLPKLVCFTTVVAGLIVLLTLYTVSTLRTADGDATVVGVNSAGYSVTDGWKALHFSKAAYCDVADLRHWGCGVTCANATPEFQVFNIYENNSTGNVGYSGVDHDAKRIVVAFRGTYNTVNWLQNLDFRLTSYPHPGCGNGCKIHRGFYKAYSSLRAQMIDDVLLLHARYPLYTLFITGHSLGGAMAMLAAVELATWNMLEGDVLGKGVQSRSAASPPLHLAPVELYTFGEPRVGNGYFSNWSLSVLTRKRSFRLTHAKDPVPHVPPRLFTYVHTPQEVWYPTDDEKYHLCQGTGTSEDPLCSDSVLGTKVSDHLIYLGICTRCECTAEEMEKIYSYELPPEIYNIIALDHAMNNPNFTGHRAL, from the coding sequence ATGACGCAGTTGCCGAAGCTGGTGTGCTTCACGACAGTCGTCGCTGGCCTGATCGTGTTGCTGACCCTATACACCGTCTCGACTCTCCGGACAGCCGATGGTGACGCGACCGTCGTGGGCGTGAACTCAGCGGGCTACAGCGTCACCGATGGGTGGAAGGCGCTGCACTTTTCCAAGGCCGCCTACTGCGACGTGGCGGATTTGAGGCACTGGGGCTGCGGCGTCACCTGCGCAAACGCCACTCCTGAATTTCAGGTCTTCAACATCTACGAAAACAACTCGACCGGCAACGTCGGATACAGCGGCGTTGACCATGACGCGAAGCGGATTGTCGTGGCCTTCCGCGGTACGTACAACACGGTGAACTGGCTTCAAAATTTGGACTTCCGGCTCACGTCATACCCGCACCCCGGCTGTGGAAATGGCTGCAAGATTCACCGCGGCTTCTACAAGGCTTACAGCAGCCTTCGCGCACAAATGATCGACGATGTGCTGTTGTTGCATGCGCGGTATCCCCTCTACACCCTCTTCATCACTGGCCACTCCCTCGGTGGTGCAATGGCCAtgctcgctgccgtcgagCTCGCAACGTGGAACATGTTGGAGGGTGACGTACTGGGCAAGGGCGTGCAGTCCCGCAGTGCGGCCTCCCCGCCATTGCACCTGGCACCGGTGGAGCTCTACACGTTTGGTGAACCACGCGTGGGAAACGGGTACTTCTCGAACTggtctctgtctgtcttgACCAGAAAGCGGTCGTTTCGCCTCACCCACGCGAAGGACCCTGTACCGCACGTGCCACCGCGCCTGTTCACCTATGTGCACACGCCACAGGAGGTGTGGTACCCCACGGATGACGAAAAGTACCACCTGTGCCAGGGCACAGGCACCTCCGAGGACCCGCtctgcagcgacagcgtgCTCGGCACAAAAGTGTCGGACCATCTCATCTACCTCGGTATTTGCACGCGATGCGAGTGCACGGCggaagagatggagaagaTCTACAGCTACGAGCTGCCACCCGAGATCTATAATATTATCGCCCTCGATCATGCCATGAACAACCCAAACTTTACAGGCCACCGAGCTCTCTag